A stretch of Shewanella dokdonensis DNA encodes these proteins:
- a CDS encoding ABC transporter ATP-binding protein: MLLMILAGLTEGSGILLLVPLLQSLQSAAVTHNVSGQMLQRMAELGVPTSTSFLMGIVLLLIILRATLLYARERLSTIMQHQLVDKMRLRSFALLLHAEWRWLTQQNQSDQANSLLVDINRIGVGFNFLLGLLASLMTLLAYLIAAVSLSWQVTLLAFISGGLILLVLSGQRKQALSLGQQLGQANRSMQATVQQSLAGIKLAKILGQESSFIERFDHTIATLREQQLAFQKDTSLSKVLFQIFGATLLIGYLLAGLNLWHIEVAQLLTLVIVFGRMIPLFMSAQQQLHHCLHALPALEDAQRLQDAYRVNAEPTKLDSHQPIVIGKQIQLKNVSFQYPGKNSPSLAQVSLTLKVHTTTAVIGHSGAGKSTLADLLMGLLAADSGEILLDDILLTGPLRRQWRQSVAYVPQEVFLFNDSIRNNLLWGNPKASEADLLKALTLAAAEFVFDLPNQLDTMVGDGGVRLSGGERQRIVLARALLKQPTLLILDEATSALDVENEQRIRQAIENLHGNMTVLVIGHRLPTLEHADQVIKLEQGSVVAQGTWQQLKQQHGGDDASKKAITRLNF; the protein is encoded by the coding sequence TTGCTACTCATGATTCTGGCGGGCTTAACCGAAGGTTCGGGCATTTTATTACTGGTGCCATTGTTGCAATCATTACAATCTGCTGCGGTGACACACAATGTATCAGGGCAGATGCTACAGCGCATGGCGGAGTTAGGTGTTCCCACATCAACTTCATTCCTGATGGGCATCGTATTATTGCTGATTATATTAAGAGCAACTTTACTGTACGCCCGTGAGCGCCTCAGCACCATTATGCAACATCAGCTAGTCGACAAAATGCGACTGCGTAGCTTCGCGCTGTTGTTACATGCTGAATGGCGTTGGTTAACGCAGCAAAATCAATCTGATCAGGCTAACAGCTTGTTAGTCGACATCAACCGCATCGGCGTAGGGTTTAATTTTCTACTGGGTTTGTTGGCATCGTTGATGACGTTACTTGCGTACTTGATTGCCGCAGTGAGTTTATCTTGGCAAGTAACGCTGCTGGCATTTATCAGTGGTGGCCTCATTTTGTTAGTGCTAAGTGGTCAGCGAAAACAAGCACTGTCGTTGGGACAGCAGTTAGGTCAGGCTAATCGGAGCATGCAGGCAACAGTACAGCAGAGTTTAGCGGGTATAAAACTCGCCAAAATTTTGGGGCAGGAATCGAGTTTTATTGAACGTTTTGACCACACAATTGCAACATTACGTGAGCAACAACTGGCTTTCCAAAAAGACACTAGTTTATCGAAAGTCTTGTTTCAAATTTTTGGGGCGACGCTGCTTATTGGTTATCTGCTAGCCGGGTTGAATCTGTGGCATATTGAGGTTGCGCAACTGTTGACTTTAGTGATTGTGTTTGGGCGCATGATCCCGTTGTTTATGTCAGCGCAACAGCAGTTACACCATTGTTTACATGCATTGCCGGCACTTGAAGATGCTCAGCGACTGCAAGATGCTTATCGTGTTAATGCCGAACCCACCAAACTCGACAGCCATCAACCTATTGTCATCGGCAAGCAAATTCAACTTAAGAATGTGTCGTTTCAATATCCGGGTAAAAATTCACCTTCACTAGCACAAGTGTCATTAACGTTGAAAGTGCATACCACTACGGCGGTGATAGGCCACTCTGGCGCAGGGAAGAGTACGCTAGCCGATCTGTTGATGGGGTTATTAGCCGCTGATAGTGGTGAGATTTTATTGGATGATATCTTGCTGACTGGGCCCTTACGCCGACAATGGCGGCAATCGGTTGCTTATGTACCGCAAGAGGTATTTTTGTTTAATGACAGCATTCGTAACAACTTGCTGTGGGGTAATCCCAAAGCATCGGAAGCGGACTTATTAAAAGCATTGACATTGGCTGCCGCGGAGTTTGTTTTTGATTTACCAAACCAACTGGATACCATGGTTGGCGATGGAGGTGTTCGGCTCTCCGGCGGTGAGCGCCAACGTATAGTGTTAGCTAGAGCGTTACTAAAACAACCTACGCTACTGATCTTAGACGAAGCTACCAGTGCTTTGGATGTTGAGAACGAACAGCGTATTCGCCAAGCGATTGAAAATTTGCACGGTAATATGACGGTGCTAGTTATTGGTCATCGATTACCGACACTGGAACATGCCGATCAGGTCATTAAACTTGAACAGGGAAGTGTTGTTGCGCAAGGTACGTGGCAACAACTGAAACAACAACACGGTGGTGATGATGCATCTAAAAAGGCTATTACTCGACTTAATTTCTGA
- a CDS encoding lasso peptide biosynthesis PqqD family chaperone, with translation MSELTLDCELRRKPDQIFTDMDGDTVMMVPETGNYFGISGTGSRIWELLEAPQSIADIVEQICNEYDVTEQQCQQDTLIFCQSLVDNQLVDIQS, from the coding sequence ATGTCTGAGCTGACACTTGATTGCGAACTGCGCCGTAAGCCTGATCAGATTTTTACTGATATGGATGGCGATACAGTAATGATGGTACCTGAAACTGGTAACTATTTTGGTATTAGCGGAACGGGGAGCCGTATTTGGGAGCTTCTTGAAGCGCCACAATCTATTGCTGACATTGTTGAGCAGATTTGTAACGAATATGACGTTACCGAACAGCAGTGTCAGCAAGACACCTTAATTTTTTGTCAATCTTTAGTTGATAATCAACTGGTAGATATTCAGTCTTGA
- a CDS encoding SLC13 family permease, with protein sequence MLALCSRMLPDWQSNDLNLKGYFIDAKITQGSTLAGKSVEANGLRHLQSLFLVEVVRGGRLLSPVVPTEILQPGDRLVFAGDINKVMQLHHFHGLELFADKDGLLQRELTEVVVRQESIVVGRTLKSVGFRALFDAAVVAIRRDGQNLSGKLGDVTLAAGDFLVLAVGEDYRQRHNISKNFISLSGVEPEQQLRGCSEWLAVGSFMVAVTLAAVGVMDLLQSMLLLLGLYIFSGCITVNELLRRFPLDIWLIVSVAILLSFALMNSGVTEWFAQQVRQHASGLQPFYLLLVTYVATWLLTEVVTNNAAAALMFPLGIGLAKGLQVDILPFVMVVAFAASGSFVSPFGYQTNLMVYNAGKYRLSDFFKLGVPMALTYGAIVVVMVPVFFPF encoded by the coding sequence GTGCTGGCACTGTGCAGCCGCATGTTACCGGATTGGCAAAGTAATGACCTGAATTTAAAAGGCTATTTCATTGATGCCAAAATCACTCAAGGCTCCACGCTTGCCGGTAAGAGTGTGGAGGCCAATGGTCTGCGCCATTTACAGTCACTGTTCCTCGTTGAAGTGGTACGCGGCGGGCGATTGTTGTCGCCTGTAGTGCCGACAGAGATTTTACAGCCGGGGGATCGCCTGGTGTTTGCTGGTGACATCAATAAAGTGATGCAGTTACATCATTTCCACGGACTAGAGCTGTTTGCGGATAAAGATGGTTTGCTGCAGCGGGAATTGACTGAGGTGGTGGTACGTCAAGAAAGCATTGTGGTTGGCCGAACATTAAAAAGTGTTGGCTTTCGGGCATTGTTTGATGCGGCAGTAGTCGCCATTCGCCGTGACGGGCAGAACCTTTCTGGCAAACTAGGGGACGTGACGCTGGCCGCGGGGGATTTTCTGGTTTTGGCGGTGGGCGAGGATTATCGACAGCGGCATAACATCAGCAAAAATTTCATCAGTCTCAGTGGCGTTGAGCCGGAACAGCAACTGCGTGGATGCAGCGAATGGTTGGCGGTCGGCAGTTTTATGGTGGCCGTGACACTAGCGGCTGTGGGCGTGATGGATTTACTGCAGTCGATGTTGTTGTTATTGGGGCTTTATATTTTTAGTGGCTGCATTACTGTCAATGAGCTGCTGCGCCGATTCCCGCTGGATATCTGGCTGATTGTGTCGGTGGCGATTTTATTGTCTTTTGCCTTAATGAACAGCGGCGTGACCGAGTGGTTTGCGCAGCAGGTGCGGCAACATGCCAGTGGACTGCAACCCTTCTATTTACTGTTAGTAACTTATGTCGCTACCTGGTTGCTGACGGAAGTGGTCACCAACAATGCTGCCGCCGCATTGATGTTCCCGCTGGGGATTGGTTTGGCGAAAGGGTTGCAGGTTGATATTCTGCCGTTTGTCATGGTGGTCGCGTTTGCTGCCAGTGGCAGTTTTGTCAGCCCTTTTGGTTATCAGACCAATCTGATGGTGTATAACGCCGGGAAATATCGCCTGAGTGATTTTTTTAAACTGGGTGTGCCGATGGCGTTAACGTATGGCGCTATCGTGGTGGTGATGGTGCCAGTGTTTTTTCCGTTTTAA
- a CDS encoding ABC transporter ATP-binding protein — MLRFDNICKSYRAGKQTVAVLKGVTGQLAMAEMVALCGPSGSGKSTLLQILGALDLRYQGEIQFSGQAFPRTVHKATLLRRQQLGFVFQRFNLVPVLTAEENVMLPLQLRGWPLNKQQQAARDMLAQVGLAPQLRQKPAELSGGQQQRVAIARAMVSRPALVIADEPTASLDTGSATQIISLLRELCHQHRSAVLVATHDPRMAASCDRIIQLQDGCIAAENAA, encoded by the coding sequence ATGTTGCGTTTTGACAATATCTGTAAAAGTTATCGCGCGGGTAAGCAAACGGTAGCGGTACTCAAGGGGGTAACCGGCCAGTTGGCGATGGCGGAAATGGTCGCCCTATGTGGCCCATCCGGCTCCGGCAAGAGTACGCTCTTGCAGATCTTGGGAGCACTGGATTTACGCTATCAAGGTGAAATCCAATTTTCCGGACAAGCCTTCCCACGAACCGTACACAAGGCGACATTGCTTAGACGGCAGCAGCTCGGTTTTGTGTTTCAACGCTTTAATCTAGTGCCAGTGTTAACCGCCGAAGAAAACGTGATGCTGCCGTTACAACTGCGAGGCTGGCCGTTGAATAAACAGCAACAAGCAGCACGCGACATGCTGGCTCAAGTTGGCTTGGCACCACAATTACGGCAAAAGCCCGCTGAACTTTCTGGCGGCCAACAACAACGTGTAGCCATTGCCCGTGCCATGGTCAGTCGCCCAGCACTGGTGATTGCTGATGAACCGACCGCCAGTTTAGACACAGGATCAGCCACCCAAATTATCAGCCTATTACGAGAACTCTGTCATCAGCATCGCAGTGCTGTTTTAGTGGCAACACACGACCCACGTATGGCTGCCAGCTGTGATCGCATCATTCAGCTGCAAGACGGCTGCATTGCGGCGGAGAATGCCGCATGA
- a CDS encoding SLC13 family permease, producing MALDAYLTLLLFVATVAGLIRFQTRPAAVFGGLLLCLVAMGLVDRQQILTGMANSGLVTLILLMLCSLVLEKTRILRLIAKKVIVTSYRSSWLRLFGLTTLCSAFLNNTAVVATLMAPIRTNPHHNASRLLLPLSYAAILGGR from the coding sequence ATGGCGCTGGATGCCTATCTTACCTTATTACTGTTTGTTGCTACCGTTGCCGGTCTGATCCGTTTTCAGACTCGGCCGGCGGCAGTATTTGGCGGTTTGCTATTGTGTCTCGTCGCCATGGGGCTAGTTGATCGGCAACAGATACTCACGGGAATGGCAAACTCTGGTTTGGTGACCTTAATCCTGTTGATGCTGTGTTCGTTGGTATTGGAGAAAACCCGTATTCTGCGGTTGATTGCCAAGAAAGTCATCGTGACCAGTTACCGTTCCAGTTGGTTACGGTTATTTGGACTGACTACGCTGTGTTCGGCATTTCTGAATAACACGGCGGTGGTTGCTACTTTGATGGCGCCGATCCGTACGAATCCGCACCATAATGCTAGCCGTTTGCTACTGCCTCTGTCCTATGCCGCCATCTTGGGGGGACGGTAA
- a CDS encoding asparagine synthase-related protein: protein MIKQSLAPYHQPDNDGFYTEPNFWLYEQRHHHGYFDRDPHLPLYCEQKGVVVAFWGRLDNREQLAATLGLNHKDEQLTDAQLVLEAWSHFLQQLPEQLLGDFAIAIIDKPRQQLFLVRDPLGVKPLYYSWQQGKLFFGSSAAALKAMDGIVLSKSTEWMARYLWLCLSKDPIKTAYNEMRKLPPAHCLLLAHNAEPQLRRWHFWRDDAPIANQRDERWVNDYRAVLEESIRCRMHSPYPLGTENSGGIDSATLTAYLAKFLDNPVEQLHSFGFAMCEQEPEYILETSQACGIAHNYLVSAQLGNQTERMERSLKVLGYPEEHGNASLHLPFYQQCQQRNIKVLFSGFGGDEVVTNPANLARYEFLDNHQYGALFNILSGNAITRPLRLVKAILKPQNPAYRPTFLTAWRQRWPYCLLKRR, encoded by the coding sequence GTGATAAAGCAGTCCCTTGCACCGTACCATCAACCCGATAATGATGGCTTTTATACTGAGCCGAACTTCTGGCTCTATGAGCAACGCCACCACCACGGCTATTTTGACCGTGATCCGCATCTGCCACTTTATTGTGAACAAAAAGGCGTGGTCGTGGCATTTTGGGGGCGACTCGACAACCGCGAACAATTAGCCGCCACACTAGGTTTAAATCATAAAGATGAGCAACTCACCGATGCGCAGTTAGTGCTTGAGGCATGGTCACATTTCTTACAACAGCTACCCGAACAACTTTTGGGTGATTTTGCCATCGCTATTATTGATAAACCACGACAACAGCTATTTTTAGTGCGCGACCCGTTAGGGGTTAAACCACTGTATTATAGTTGGCAGCAAGGGAAACTATTCTTTGGGTCATCAGCTGCGGCACTTAAAGCTATGGATGGCATTGTCCTGAGCAAAAGTACTGAGTGGATGGCGCGCTATCTTTGGTTGTGCTTATCCAAAGATCCTATCAAGACTGCGTACAATGAAATGCGCAAACTACCACCCGCCCACTGCCTGTTATTGGCGCACAATGCCGAGCCACAGCTACGCCGCTGGCATTTTTGGCGTGATGATGCACCAATAGCGAACCAACGCGATGAACGCTGGGTCAATGACTATCGGGCAGTGCTGGAAGAAAGCATCCGTTGCCGCATGCATAGTCCTTACCCTTTGGGCACCGAAAACAGCGGTGGCATCGACTCGGCAACACTCACCGCCTACCTAGCAAAATTCTTAGATAATCCGGTAGAACAACTACACAGTTTTGGCTTTGCGATGTGCGAGCAAGAGCCGGAATATATTCTTGAAACCAGCCAAGCCTGCGGTATTGCCCATAATTACTTAGTGAGTGCTCAGCTTGGTAACCAAACTGAGCGGATGGAACGTAGCTTAAAAGTATTGGGGTATCCTGAGGAACATGGTAACGCCAGTCTTCATCTACCGTTTTATCAGCAATGTCAGCAGCGCAATATCAAAGTGTTGTTTTCAGGTTTTGGCGGTGATGAAGTGGTCACCAACCCGGCAAATTTGGCGCGTTATGAGTTCCTCGATAATCACCAATATGGCGCGTTATTCAACATTCTGTCTGGCAACGCAATAACTCGGCCATTACGCCTTGTTAAAGCAATATTGAAACCGCAAAACCCCGCCTATCGCCCCACTTTTTTAACCGCTTGGCGTCAGCGCTGGCCCTACTGCCTATTAAAAAGGAGGTGA
- a CDS encoding nucleotidyltransferase domain-containing protein, whose protein sequence is MMHLKRLLLDLISERQTITQQQLDVLTDADWATICEMAMSHRIAPLLYWQLKQKMLVIPVSVSERLRNIYKKSAIRAVKMQAELLKLHQLLSSQRIHHIALKGSYLANVIYPHAALRPMRDIDLLLPQAQLAGAYEQLIKHGYRHPPKYAKYKGSSDDWLKFSKHIPPLLSPTGVIVELHHKVFHPENSPSEDLVADDNFWYRCIVAHVAGQQILFMSPTDLLLHLIMHASYDHRFNNGPLVLTDIAYLIEHCTIDWSLFWQAAQVGSSKDGCSLVLHMVKYYFPEIRIESLDDLGSKGQSLAMDAERFALLMLQDYESRAVHATLSKIKARGIVGKAKWFF, encoded by the coding sequence ATGATGCATCTAAAAAGGCTATTACTCGACTTAATTTCTGAGCGCCAAACCATTACCCAGCAGCAACTTGATGTGCTAACTGATGCTGATTGGGCCACAATATGTGAAATGGCAATGTCACATCGGATTGCGCCTTTACTTTACTGGCAACTGAAACAAAAAATGTTAGTGATTCCTGTTTCGGTGAGTGAGCGTTTGCGGAATATCTATAAAAAGTCAGCAATAAGAGCGGTTAAGATGCAGGCTGAACTGCTCAAGTTACACCAACTGTTGTCATCGCAGCGAATTCACCATATTGCCCTTAAAGGGAGTTATCTCGCCAATGTGATTTATCCTCATGCTGCGCTCAGACCGATGCGCGATATCGATCTGCTGCTCCCTCAGGCACAACTGGCTGGAGCTTATGAACAACTGATTAAGCATGGATATCGCCACCCACCAAAATATGCCAAATATAAAGGAAGCTCTGATGATTGGCTAAAATTCAGTAAACATATTCCACCATTGCTTTCTCCGACAGGGGTTATAGTAGAACTGCATCATAAGGTTTTTCACCCAGAAAATAGTCCGAGTGAAGACTTAGTGGCTGACGATAACTTTTGGTATCGTTGTATTGTCGCGCACGTTGCAGGCCAACAAATCCTGTTTATGTCACCTACTGATTTATTGCTGCATCTGATTATGCATGCTAGTTATGACCATCGATTTAATAATGGCCCGCTGGTTCTGACGGATATTGCCTATTTGATCGAACATTGCACCATTGACTGGTCGTTATTTTGGCAAGCGGCTCAGGTCGGTAGTAGCAAAGATGGCTGTTCTTTAGTGTTGCATATGGTGAAGTATTATTTCCCAGAGATACGGATAGAGTCTCTTGATGATCTAGGTAGTAAGGGGCAAAGCTTAGCGATGGATGCTGAGCGATTTGCGCTATTAATGCTACAGGATTATGAGTCACGCGCAGTTCATGCCACATTAAGCAAAATTAAAGCTAGGGGAATAGTAGGTAAAGCTAAGTGGTTTTTTTAA
- the cysN gene encoding sulfate adenylyltransferase subunit CysN, whose translation MSHSSELIATDIESYLKVHENKDMLRFLTCGSVDDGKSTLIGRLLYDSKMIFEDQLAAIEKDSQRFNTTNEAFDLALLVDGLQSEREQGITIDVAYRYFSTEQRKFIIADTPGHEQYTRNMATGASTCDLAIILIDARHGVQVQTRRHSYICSQLGIKHIIVAINKMDIVDYDQAVYQKIKQDYRDFAEQLKFTDVRFVPISALKGDNVVNASDNMSWYPGSPLLKLLNTVTIDRRVADAFRFQVQYVNRPNLDFRGFSGTVASGDIRVGDIVAVLPSGKQSQVKAIVTFDGNLPKATAGMAVTLTLTDEIDIGRGDMLVRPQDACVVSDSFVADVVWMAQEPLYADREYLVKAGSKLTSGYVRAINFKVDVNTLQQSDAKQLLLNEMGECRWELNEKIAFDQYDTNRNTGAFIIIDRLTNATVGAGMIRRLPTPEHTPRPRYSEFELEFNALIRKQYPHWNVRDISQD comes from the coding sequence ATGTCACATAGTTCTGAATTAATTGCCACAGATATAGAAAGTTATCTCAAGGTTCATGAAAACAAAGATATGCTGCGTTTTCTTACCTGCGGGAGTGTCGATGACGGGAAATCCACGCTGATTGGGCGGTTATTGTATGACAGCAAAATGATCTTTGAAGATCAGTTAGCGGCCATTGAGAAAGACTCGCAGCGTTTTAATACCACCAATGAAGCCTTTGATTTGGCGCTGTTAGTGGACGGTTTACAGTCAGAACGCGAGCAGGGGATCACCATAGATGTTGCTTATCGGTATTTTTCGACCGAACAACGCAAATTTATTATTGCCGATACGCCCGGGCATGAGCAGTACACCCGCAATATGGCCACGGGCGCCTCTACCTGTGACTTGGCCATTATTCTGATCGATGCCCGTCACGGTGTGCAGGTACAGACCAGACGCCACAGCTACATCTGCTCCCAACTCGGCATTAAACACATTATTGTTGCCATCAATAAGATGGATATCGTTGACTATGACCAAGCGGTTTATCAAAAGATCAAACAGGATTACCGCGATTTTGCGGAACAGCTGAAATTTACCGATGTGCGTTTTGTGCCTATTTCAGCGCTGAAAGGCGACAATGTGGTGAATGCCAGCGATAACATGAGCTGGTATCCCGGGTCACCCCTGTTAAAACTATTGAATACTGTGACGATTGACCGGCGTGTGGCTGATGCGTTCCGTTTCCAGGTGCAGTATGTGAACCGCCCCAATCTGGATTTTCGCGGGTTTAGCGGCACGGTTGCCTCTGGTGATATCCGTGTCGGTGATATCGTGGCCGTGCTGCCATCGGGCAAACAGAGCCAGGTCAAGGCCATTGTGACTTTTGACGGTAATCTGCCCAAAGCTACCGCTGGCATGGCGGTGACGTTAACCCTGACCGATGAAATTGATATTGGCCGTGGCGATATGCTCGTGCGGCCTCAAGATGCCTGTGTTGTCAGCGACAGCTTTGTTGCCGACGTAGTGTGGATGGCGCAAGAGCCGCTGTATGCTGACCGTGAATACCTTGTCAAAGCCGGCAGTAAACTCACCTCCGGCTATGTTCGGGCGATAAATTTCAAAGTAGATGTCAATACGCTGCAACAGAGCGATGCTAAACAGTTGTTGCTGAATGAAATGGGTGAGTGCCGCTGGGAACTCAACGAAAAAATAGCATTTGATCAATATGATACAAATCGAAATACCGGTGCTTTTATCATTATTGATCGGCTCACCAATGCTACGGTTGGGGCCGGGATGATCCGCCGACTGCCAACGCCAGAGCATACGCCGCGGCCACGTTACAGTGAATTTGAGCTGGAGTTCAATGCGCTGATACGTAAGCAATACCCGCACTGGAATGTGCGCGATATCAGCCAAGACTAA
- a CDS encoding sulfotransferase domain-containing protein, whose product MSSLYWLASYPKSGNTWFRAFLQNLLEDGDKPVVIDELSTGSIASARGWLDETLGFDTADLTQDEIDALRPSVYNWQHDATELGYHKIHDAYTMVDGGTPIVGVAGTKGALYIVRNPLDVAPSYANHCQCSLDQAIEHMGNPQHCMAQNKRRLTSQVRQQLLTWSGHVRSWLDAPQLNRLVIRYEDMLNHPLATFTAACQFLELPLDQARIKKAIAFSDFKVLSQQEKQHGFKERPPQTQQFFRQGKSGDWRDKLTGEQVARIIQDHGEMMRRLGYLDVNGQPLVTPRPWCELSVDVERRGDGVACVNQ is encoded by the coding sequence ATGAGTAGTCTCTATTGGTTAGCATCCTACCCAAAATCTGGCAACACTTGGTTTCGTGCTTTTTTGCAGAACTTACTTGAAGATGGCGATAAGCCCGTGGTCATTGATGAACTCAGCACCGGCAGTATTGCCAGTGCGCGCGGCTGGTTAGATGAAACCTTAGGCTTTGATACGGCAGATTTGACTCAAGATGAAATCGATGCGCTGCGCCCCAGTGTGTATAACTGGCAACATGATGCGACTGAGCTTGGTTACCATAAAATTCACGATGCATACACTATGGTTGACGGCGGTACGCCTATTGTCGGTGTTGCGGGTACTAAAGGTGCGTTGTACATCGTACGCAATCCGTTAGATGTAGCCCCTTCCTACGCTAACCATTGCCAATGTTCGCTGGATCAAGCCATTGAACATATGGGCAACCCGCAGCACTGCATGGCACAAAATAAACGCCGTTTAACCAGTCAAGTGCGGCAACAACTGTTGACGTGGTCTGGGCATGTGCGTAGCTGGTTAGATGCACCGCAGCTTAACCGCTTAGTTATCCGCTATGAGGATATGCTCAATCATCCGTTAGCTACCTTTACGGCAGCTTGCCAATTCTTGGAGTTACCGCTTGATCAAGCGCGCATAAAAAAGGCAATCGCCTTTAGTGATTTTAAGGTGTTATCACAACAAGAAAAGCAACACGGCTTTAAAGAGCGCCCTCCACAAACGCAGCAGTTCTTTCGACAAGGTAAAAGTGGTGATTGGCGAGATAAACTCACAGGGGAACAAGTGGCGCGGATTATCCAAGACCATGGTGAAATGATGCGGCGCTTGGGGTATTTAGATGTGAATGGTCAACCTTTGGTCACACCACGCCCATGGTGCGAGCTTTCAGTTGATGTTGAACGCCGAGGTGATGGTGTTGCATGCGTTAATCAATAG
- a CDS encoding asparagine synthase-related protein: MESARYDAPFRRVNDFILQHHLHELHVTTRLDNCTLMANSFGIDYRWPLWDVRLVQQYLSTPTIEKIGPKGMGRYLHRRAITGTVPNKVAWKSSKDMGYGAQHVKRQQAAIAKPPVLMDLPPDIQDLLDPFKFAQWQHWSTQNASEANVTVLDRVSIEKNSQALNWLTRW; this comes from the coding sequence ATGGAAAGCGCCCGTTATGATGCACCTTTTAGACGAGTCAATGATTTTATTCTACAACATCACTTGCACGAACTGCATGTGACCACTCGCCTAGATAACTGTACTCTCATGGCAAATTCATTTGGCATCGACTACCGTTGGCCACTCTGGGATGTGCGTTTAGTACAGCAATACCTTTCCACCCCAACCATTGAAAAAATTGGCCCTAAAGGCATGGGGCGCTATCTGCACCGCCGCGCAATTACTGGCACAGTGCCCAATAAAGTGGCTTGGAAGTCTAGTAAAGACATGGGCTATGGTGCTCAGCATGTAAAACGACAGCAAGCAGCGATTGCTAAGCCACCAGTATTGATGGATTTACCCCCTGACATACAAGATTTGTTGGATCCGTTTAAGTTTGCACAATGGCAGCACTGGAGTACTCAAAATGCCTCTGAAGCTAACGTCACTGTATTAGATAGAGTATCGATTGAGAAAAACAGTCAAGCGTTAAACTGGCTAACAAGATGGTAA
- a CDS encoding lasso peptide biosynthesis B2 protein, producing the protein MTSAWIKFLRQSLFIQCWAIPTWLLLGLSKLAIFRLSFRKLAPRLGILQAKGYWIPLISEKQRLRAKQISKLVQGIAPYTPWESNCFPQAITARFLLGLYGIPGALYFGLCRDAGQIKAHAWVCSGSVRVTGGYSFNQFTVVGAYLFTLKMS; encoded by the coding sequence TTGACCTCTGCTTGGATTAAATTTTTACGCCAATCACTATTTATTCAATGTTGGGCCATTCCCACTTGGCTGCTGTTAGGGCTAAGCAAGCTGGCTATTTTTCGCTTATCGTTTCGCAAGCTTGCGCCGCGATTAGGGATTCTACAGGCTAAAGGGTATTGGATCCCGCTGATATCTGAAAAGCAGCGACTAAGAGCAAAGCAGATAAGTAAACTCGTTCAAGGAATTGCGCCCTATACACCTTGGGAATCCAATTGTTTCCCGCAAGCCATTACTGCACGTTTTTTGTTGGGGTTGTATGGCATTCCTGGAGCGTTATATTTTGGCTTATGCAGAGACGCGGGGCAGATTAAAGCCCATGCTTGGGTATGCTCTGGATCAGTAAGAGTGACTGGTGGTTACAGTTTTAATCAGTTTACCGTAGTAGGTGCTTACCTTTTTACATTGAAAATGAGCTGA